A genomic stretch from Aedes albopictus strain Foshan chromosome 2, AalbF5, whole genome shotgun sequence includes:
- the LOC134288412 gene encoding uncharacterized protein LOC134288412, giving the protein MKIKFLNSATRQEKLSILSLLPKSWSVQKIVDEFKTSRNMASDARKEKNNVLDSSQGSSSGKALSNETKELVLNFFEDDDISRAMPGQRDFVSVKTGNKRLAVQKRLLMMTLREAFNRFNEVYVNVKMRFSSFASLRPRQCKLLTITGTHNVCVCTTHENVNLILHSLKKYNVLNDLKTLTNRLLCENKTTHCHLRRCKNCPDTSVLEDSLLKQLEENFVEKLSFEQWVTTDRCDLETIVKQTDDFVTFFSSKLESLIPHDFVKTEQSNFLKTTKQNLQDGEFLAICDFSENYSFVLQDEVNSHHWNVQQATIHPFVIYYTENRQIKHFSFIIISEELRHDSVAVNLFIDKMMNFLQIDQNKNMKKIYFMSDGAASQYKNRNSYLCNKLQNDDFFSTSRTFIQQGLPSWINTTSAEKIEFCNELHTTFFAITTKYLSTIFSDCSNISQEKPRASIHAHKSDFFKSGRLCL; this is encoded by the coding sequence atgaaaattaaatttttaaattcagccacaaggcaagaaaaactatcaattttatcattgttaccaaaatcatggtcagtacaaaaaattgtagacgaatttaaaactagtagaaatatggcatcagatgcaagaaaggaaaaaaataatgtattagattcatctcaaggttcaagctctggaaaagctttgagtaatgaaacaaaagaactggttttgaatttttttgaggacgatgatataagccgtgcaatgccaggccaaagagattttgttagcgtaaagacaggaaataagagattagctgttcagaaaagattgttaatgatgacattgagagaagcttttaatcgcttcaatgaagtgtacgtcaatgtaaaaatgaggttttcatcatttgcaagcctccggccaaggcaatgtaaactattgactatcacaggaacacataatgtttgcgtttgcactacgcatgaaaatgtcaatttaattctacatagcttaaaaaaatacaatgtcttgaatgatctaaaaacattaacgaatagattactttgcgaaaataagacaactcattgccatctacgaagatgtaaaaactgcccagatacctcagttttagaagacagtttattgaaacaactggaagaaaactttgttgaaaagctttcattcgaacaatgggttaccactgacagatgtgatttagaaactattgtaaagcaaaccgatgactttgttacatttttcagctcaaaattagaaagtttgattccgcatgattttgtaaaaaccgaacaatccaattttttgaaaactacaaaacaaaacttgcaagatggtgaatttttggctatttgtgacttttctgaaaattacagcttcgttttgcaggatgaagttaattcacaccattggaacgtgcaacaggccacaatccatcctttcgtaatatattatactgaaaataggcaaattaaacattttagcttcattataatttcagaagaactaagacatgattcagtcgctgttaatttgtttattgataaaatgatgaactttttacaaattgatcaaaataaaaacatgaaaaaaatttattttatgtcagatggtgctgcttcacagtataaaaaccgaaatagttatttatgcaacaagttgcaaaatgatgattttttcagcacgagtcgtacatttatccaacaaggcttgccgagttggataaatacgacgagtgctgaaaaaatcgagttttgcaacgagttgcatacaacattttttgcgattacaACAAAATACTTGAGTACGATCTTTTCTGACTGTTCAAACATATCTCAAGAgaaaccacgtgcgagcatccatgcgcacaagtccgatttttttaaatcaggtaggctatgtttATAA